The proteins below come from a single Deltaproteobacteria bacterium genomic window:
- a CDS encoding 1-acyl-sn-glycerol-3-phosphate acyltransferase, with product MNDAAAVGRLPGRAQPSTPMRLGWLPHFLCRLFLSEVRMDPDAVTRVRDLAARGTVVYVMRYRSLVDYLLVLFILLREGLPLPEFVNDIPSLIMRPLHEIVVTLWRRARALQAFGREVRTFEDRDRCQRLVGQGRPVLIFMRSRASGVHFLAGRRGAVTRSRWRSGSDYLREILHVMPRVEREVFLVPMAVLRGRGYRRKESRLATLVYSLQEAPGDVKRFVSLLWNARDTSVSPGKEVQLREFSAQYQGESEERIVRRLARALQIFLYREERVVWGPTLLPKRQVRQLVLQGADLAATVRAVARERQLPESEVWRTAEKYFDEIAANFHGSYFAVVAFLVTRIWPRVFQGFEYAGLDKVIECVKEHPIVLVPCHRSHFDYLILSYIFHANYLSPPHIAAGINLSFWPLGPMFRGAGAYFIRRSFDGNPLYKIVFRNYLTFLIREGYTQEFFIEGGRSRTGKILTPKLGMLSAIVNAFVGGVRRDLYLVPVSIHYGRIVEEESYKRELTGEEKPKETLWGLLKARSVLRQKYGTVYVTFAPPISLNDALADRTERWRSSEDDPAIVEEKRRFTQKLGFQLLREVNRVEVAGATSVSATVLLSALQPALRRPDFVAAAQALVGLLRLIGVRFTASLDRNCGADFKESIVFMESGGLVQRLPGEHGGVIHVPADKRMNLDFYKNNSIHFFLLPALLAHSLAVGCRGSAVKDEVAWWLDLFRWEFPLPEREAMAADLGRLLEYFRADGVVTSSDAHALNRQHPLVSPLLGALENFRESYWVVAATVRELPAKGQSRKQLVQMIRKRFETSVLLGEVHKSEANSVVTIENALNRYAELGLVVIPPGKARDQVIRPGPKLPGAPALIERLGAPFGRVTPPS from the coding sequence GTGAATGACGCGGCTGCAGTAGGCCGGCTGCCGGGGCGTGCCCAGCCCAGTACCCCGATGCGGTTGGGATGGCTACCGCACTTTCTCTGTCGTCTCTTCCTGTCCGAGGTGCGGATGGACCCGGACGCGGTGACGCGTGTGCGCGACTTGGCGGCGCGCGGGACGGTCGTCTACGTGATGCGGTATCGCTCGTTGGTCGACTACCTGCTCGTGCTGTTCATTTTATTGCGCGAGGGGCTGCCGCTTCCGGAGTTTGTCAACGACATCCCGTCGCTGATCATGCGTCCGCTCCATGAAATCGTCGTGACGCTGTGGCGGCGCGCGCGGGCGCTGCAGGCCTTCGGACGCGAGGTGCGCACTTTCGAGGATCGCGATCGCTGCCAGCGGTTGGTGGGGCAGGGGAGGCCGGTTCTGATTTTTATGCGCAGTCGCGCCTCGGGGGTACACTTCCTCGCCGGAAGGCGCGGCGCGGTGACCCGCAGCCGTTGGCGCTCCGGTTCGGACTACTTGCGCGAGATCCTCCACGTCATGCCACGCGTGGAGAGGGAAGTGTTCTTGGTGCCGATGGCGGTCTTGCGCGGACGCGGGTATCGCCGCAAGGAGTCGCGGCTGGCGACGCTCGTCTATAGCTTGCAAGAAGCACCGGGCGACGTGAAGCGGTTCGTGTCGTTGTTGTGGAATGCGCGCGACACGTCAGTGAGCCCCGGCAAGGAGGTGCAGCTGCGCGAGTTCAGTGCGCAGTACCAGGGAGAGAGCGAGGAACGCATCGTGCGGCGGTTGGCGCGTGCGCTGCAGATCTTCTTGTACCGTGAAGAGCGAGTGGTGTGGGGGCCGACGCTGTTGCCGAAGCGGCAGGTGCGGCAGTTGGTGTTGCAGGGGGCGGATCTCGCAGCCACGGTGCGCGCCGTCGCGCGCGAGCGACAGCTGCCGGAATCGGAAGTGTGGCGCACGGCCGAGAAGTACTTTGATGAGATCGCGGCGAACTTTCACGGTTCGTACTTTGCCGTGGTGGCATTTCTCGTGACGCGCATCTGGCCGCGCGTCTTTCAGGGCTTCGAGTACGCCGGCCTCGACAAGGTGATCGAGTGCGTCAAGGAGCACCCGATCGTCCTCGTGCCGTGCCACCGCAGCCACTTCGATTATCTGATTCTGTCGTACATCTTCCACGCCAACTATCTCAGCCCGCCGCACATCGCGGCGGGCATCAACTTGTCGTTTTGGCCGCTGGGGCCGATGTTCCGCGGTGCCGGCGCGTACTTCATTCGGCGCAGCTTCGACGGCAATCCGCTGTACAAGATCGTGTTCCGAAACTACCTGACGTTTTTGATTCGCGAGGGGTACACGCAAGAGTTCTTCATCGAAGGTGGCCGCAGTCGCACGGGAAAGATTCTCACGCCGAAGCTGGGCATGCTGTCCGCGATCGTCAACGCCTTTGTCGGCGGTGTGCGGCGCGACCTCTATCTCGTGCCGGTGTCGATTCACTATGGCCGGATCGTCGAAGAGGAATCGTACAAGCGCGAGTTGACGGGGGAAGAGAAGCCGAAGGAGACCTTGTGGGGCCTGCTCAAGGCGCGGTCGGTGTTGCGGCAAAAGTACGGCACGGTGTACGTGACCTTTGCGCCGCCGATCTCGCTCAACGACGCGTTGGCGGATCGCACGGAGCGCTGGCGCAGCAGCGAGGACGATCCCGCGATCGTAGAGGAGAAGCGCCGCTTCACGCAGAAGTTGGGCTTTCAATTGCTGCGCGAGGTGAACCGGGTTGAGGTCGCCGGCGCGACGTCGGTATCGGCGACCGTACTGCTGAGCGCGCTGCAGCCAGCACTGCGGCGCCCGGACTTCGTGGCGGCCGCCCAGGCATTGGTGGGGTTGCTGCGCCTCATCGGCGTGCGCTTCACGGCATCGCTCGACCGCAATTGCGGGGCGGACTTCAAAGAGAGCATCGTCTTCATGGAGTCGGGTGGGTTGGTGCAGCGCCTGCCGGGTGAGCACGGGGGCGTCATTCATGTTCCGGCCGACAAGCGCATGAACCTCGACTTCTACAAGAACAACTCGATTCATTTCTTCCTGTTGCCCGCGTTGCTCGCCCACAGCCTGGCGGTCGGCTGCCGGGGCAGCGCGGTCAAAGACGAGGTGGCCTGGTGGCTCGATCTATTCCGCTGGGAGTTCCCGTTGCCGGAGCGCGAAGCAATGGCGGCCGACCTCGGCCGCCTGCTGGAATATTTTCGTGCCGATGGAGTAGTGACCAGCAGTGATGCTCACGCACTGAACCGACAGCACCCGTTGGTTTCGCCGCTGCTCGGGGCACTCGAGAATTTCCGCGAGTCGTACTGGGTCGTGGCGGCGACCGTGCGGGAGCTGCCGGCCAAGGGGCAGTCGCGCAAACAGTTGGTGCAGATGATCCGCAAGCGTTTCGAGACCAGCGTCCTGCTCGGCGAAGTGCACAAGAGCGAGGCGAACTCGGTCGTCACGATCGAAAATGCGCTCAATCGCTACGCGGAACTCGGTTTGGTTGTCATTCCGCCCGGCAAGGCGAGAGACCAGGTGATCCGCCCGGGGCCGAAGTTGCCGGGCGCCCCCGCATTGATCGAGCGCTTGGGCGCACCCTTTGGTCGAGTGACACCACCGTCATGA
- a CDS encoding bifunctional nuclease family protein, producing MTPHCSSLRLLTVAALGGALLTGCRASEPTEVEVEVRSVGMDHASGAPVVVLQDKAAHQTALPIWVGPAEAQAIAMQLEGVTPPRPMTHDLMKLALEQSGVEFEKVVIQALKESTYYARIFLHSGRKPVELDSRPSDAIALAMRFHKPIFVARTLMESNDAVDLRREAARAGALTLAGVTLQNLSEELASHFGMRAGEGVLVSNVADDARTLLRRGDVIVEANGDRVGDVADLRAKLDGVQPGGRTDLAVQRGDQRVHVEFATE from the coding sequence ATGACCCCGCATTGCTCCTCGCTTCGTTTGCTTACGGTCGCGGCACTCGGCGGTGCGCTGCTAACCGGGTGTCGCGCCAGCGAGCCTACCGAAGTTGAAGTTGAAGTGCGCAGTGTCGGGATGGATCACGCCTCGGGTGCGCCAGTGGTGGTGCTGCAGGACAAGGCCGCACACCAGACCGCGTTGCCGATCTGGGTCGGCCCCGCAGAGGCGCAAGCGATCGCGATGCAATTGGAAGGCGTCACGCCGCCTCGGCCGATGACACACGATCTGATGAAGCTGGCCTTGGAGCAGTCGGGCGTCGAATTCGAGAAGGTCGTGATCCAGGCTCTGAAGGAGAGCACGTACTATGCGCGCATCTTCCTCCACAGTGGTCGCAAGCCGGTGGAACTCGATAGCCGGCCGAGCGATGCGATCGCTCTGGCGATGCGCTTCCACAAGCCGATCTTCGTAGCCCGCACCTTGATGGAGAGTAACGACGCCGTTGATCTGCGCCGCGAAGCCGCGCGCGCTGGGGCGCTGACGCTGGCCGGAGTCACGCTGCAAAATCTGAGCGAGGAGTTAGCCAGCCACTTCGGCATGCGCGCCGGCGAGGGTGTGCTGGTGTCGAACGTCGCGGATGACGCGCGTACGCTGTTGCGACGGGGCGACGTCATCGTCGAAGCCAACGGCGATCGTGTCGGCGATGTCGCTGACTTGCGGGCGAAGCTCGATGGGGTGCAACCGGGCGGGCGAACCGATCTCGCGGTGCAGCGCGGCGACCAACGCGTCCACGTGGAGTTTGCAACCGAGTGA
- a CDS encoding Rieske 2Fe-2S domain-containing protein, with protein sequence MAKAEKVLTPEALAALEEQRRQEQSRERAKRTREKAALGGLWSRRDFLGRLSWSGFGVLGGIGLLAFVRSAFPRVLFTPPSTFKAGLPSDYAVGEISERFKKDHRVWIVRVSDGFYALFAKCTHLGCTPRWLPVEEKFKCPCHGSGFRRSGINFEGPAPRPLERYRIALAEDGQLLVDMSVKYRYEKGDWTKPGAFLKA encoded by the coding sequence ATGGCGAAGGCGGAAAAGGTCCTGACCCCCGAAGCGCTGGCCGCGCTGGAAGAACAGCGGCGGCAAGAACAGAGCCGCGAGCGCGCCAAACGCACGCGCGAGAAGGCGGCGCTCGGGGGGCTCTGGTCGCGGCGCGATTTTCTGGGGCGACTGAGTTGGAGCGGCTTCGGCGTGCTGGGCGGGATCGGGCTACTTGCCTTTGTGCGGTCGGCATTCCCGCGAGTGCTGTTCACACCGCCGAGCACGTTCAAGGCGGGACTGCCGAGCGACTACGCCGTGGGCGAAATCAGCGAACGCTTCAAGAAGGATCACCGCGTGTGGATCGTGCGGGTCTCGGACGGGTTTTACGCGCTGTTCGCGAAGTGTACGCATCTCGGATGCACCCCGCGCTGGCTGCCAGTCGAAGAGAAGTTCAAGTGTCCCTGCCACGGCAGCGGCTTCCGCCGCTCGGGGATCAACTTCGAAGGGCCGGCGCCGCGACCGCTGGAGCGCTATCGGATCGCGCTCGCCGAAGACGGACAGTTGCTGGTCGATATGAGCGTGAAGTACCGCTACGAGAAGGGCGACTGGACCAAGCCGGGCGCATTCCTGAAGGCGTGA
- a CDS encoding cytochrome b N-terminal domain-containing protein has protein sequence MWDEVKRQIQESQVWQSIFRHGYEDTPRNRILMVSGNIWLHLHPSKVRKHATRMRFTWCMGGITFLMYLVTVVTGIYLMFYYRPTAEYAYADMKYLEFDMPFGMLMRNMHRWSAHGMVIAVWLHMFRVFLTGSYKPPREFNWVVGVLLLVLTLLLSFTGYLLPWDQLSIWAVTVGSNMGRAAPLMGNEGPFAEFTGVNPIYDARAFLFGGGEVGPHTLLRFYILHCIFFPLVASLFMAVHFWRIRRDGFSGPPL, from the coding sequence ATGTGGGATGAAGTAAAGCGCCAGATTCAGGAATCGCAAGTCTGGCAGTCCATCTTCCGCCACGGCTATGAGGACACGCCGCGCAATCGCATCCTGATGGTGTCGGGCAACATCTGGTTGCACCTGCATCCCTCCAAGGTGCGCAAGCACGCCACGCGCATGCGCTTCACCTGGTGCATGGGCGGGATCACGTTCCTGATGTATCTCGTCACCGTGGTTACCGGCATCTATCTGATGTTCTACTACCGCCCGACCGCAGAGTACGCGTATGCCGACATGAAGTATCTCGAATTCGACATGCCGTTCGGGATGCTGATGCGCAACATGCACCGCTGGTCGGCGCACGGCATGGTGATCGCGGTGTGGCTGCACATGTTCCGCGTCTTCCTCACCGGGTCGTACAAGCCGCCGCGCGAGTTCAACTGGGTCGTTGGCGTGCTGTTGTTGGTGCTGACGCTGTTGCTGAGCTTCACCGGGTATCTGCTGCCGTGGGATCAGTTGTCGATCTGGGCGGTGACCGTCGGCTCGAACATGGGGCGCGCGGCCCCGCTGATGGGCAACGAGGGGCCGTTCGCGGAGTTCACCGGCGTGAACCCGATCTACGATGCGCGCGCGTTCCTGTTCGGCGGCGGCGAAGTAGGCCCGCACACGCTGCTGCGCTTCTACATCCTGCACTGCATTTTCTTTCCTTTGGTCGCGAGCCTGTTCATGGCGGTGCACTTCTGGCGCATCCGTCGTGACGGGTTCTCGGGTCCGCCACTGTAA
- a CDS encoding cytochrome C, translated as MAEAQTKLIVKPIAEPSGKRIEVPIRKAVGPGDDKVHTWPHLVRAEFLCTLFIMVLLVVWSLLVDAPLEEPANPTRTPNPSKAPWYFLGLQEMLVFFDPWHAGVMLPTFIIVGLMVIPYIDINPHGNGYYAFKSRKIELLTFFFGFHVLWISLIIIGTFLRGPGWNWFWPWEKWDAHKVEAMTNVDLPYLLGFRDYFWSSVFGAATVLAFFVVGTVGMYWWVIWLKGREFMQRWGMPRFFTTSFLFLNMMAVLIKMLLRHALNLKYIWVTPWFNV; from the coding sequence ATGGCCGAGGCACAAACCAAGCTGATCGTGAAACCGATTGCCGAGCCGAGCGGCAAACGCATCGAAGTGCCGATTCGCAAAGCAGTGGGCCCGGGCGACGACAAGGTCCACACCTGGCCCCATCTGGTGCGCGCGGAGTTCCTTTGCACCCTCTTCATCATGGTTTTGCTGGTCGTGTGGTCGCTGCTGGTCGATGCACCGCTGGAAGAGCCGGCCAATCCGACGCGTACGCCGAATCCATCGAAGGCACCGTGGTACTTCCTGGGGTTGCAGGAGATGCTGGTGTTCTTCGACCCGTGGCACGCGGGCGTAATGTTGCCAACGTTCATCATCGTCGGGCTGATGGTGATTCCGTATATCGACATCAACCCGCACGGCAACGGCTACTACGCGTTCAAATCGCGCAAGATCGAGCTGCTCACCTTCTTCTTCGGCTTTCACGTGCTGTGGATCTCCTTGATCATCATCGGCACCTTCTTGCGCGGACCGGGTTGGAACTGGTTCTGGCCGTGGGAGAAGTGGGACGCGCACAAGGTCGAAGCGATGACCAACGTCGACCTGCCGTACCTGCTCGGGTTCCGCGACTACTTCTGGTCGTCGGTGTTTGGTGCAGCGACCGTGTTGGCGTTCTTCGTAGTTGGTACGGTGGGAATGTATTGGTGGGTGATCTGGCTCAAAGGCCGCGAGTTCATGCAGCGCTGGGGCATGCCGCGGTTTTTCACCACGTCGTTTTTGTTCCTCAACATGATGGCCGTGCTCATCAAGATGCTGCTGCGCCACGCGCTGAACCTGAAGTACATCTGGGTGACGCCGTGGTTCAACGTCTAG